A stretch of DNA from Equus asinus isolate D_3611 breed Donkey chromosome 20, EquAss-T2T_v2, whole genome shotgun sequence:
CGGTCTCCTCTGGGGCCCCAGCCCTGACCCCAGAAGCTGACACTGGGAGCCCAGGGAGTGAATAAAAAGTCCTCGAAGTTCCAGTTACCCATAATCCTCTCCTGTCCCTGtgggattatttttaaaacacctgACGGCCTCCCCTGCCCACATCTGAGGAATATAATGGGGACCGGGGAGGGCAGGATAGAGAAATACTAGACGCAGAGATGGGGTCCTTGCCTTGTGGCCGAGAAAATGTGTGGATGGGGGTAGGGAACTGTAAATTCCCAGTCAGGCTGGTTTTTAAACAATGACCCGGGATCAGTGCCCCAGCCCAGCTGAGTCACCACAGCTTGGCAGCAGGCCCAGCCACAGGGAAGAGAGGGAGCAGCAGCCAGCCGGACACTGGGGGACAGATATGGCTGCTGGGGATGGTTGTGCAGGCTGCTCACTGCTCAAGGGTATCCATAGCCCAGCTTTGCATCCACCAGGGAGAAGGGgcactttttggtttttttaattctcacaaaggTGTGGCGGGAAGTGCTCAGTGGGGTCCTGGGAACGAGTCCCCAGAGGGTAGTGGAGCCTAAGCCCGCATACCTGGCTGGCCTCCCAGAATGTGAGCTGAGCCCAGGCTCGCTGTGGAGCCAAGATGCAGAAGCTGACGAAGGCACAGGCCATGGAGATGTGAAAGTAGAAAGGGAAGAGTTTGCTCTGCACGAGGCCGAAGGTATGTCGGGGAAGGGCTCGGAAAAGCACGAAGCCTGTGGGGGGCAGGGGATCACACGCCTATTAGGATAATTCCAGGTCCCCCTCTCAGTCCTGCCCCCACCCCGGTACCCATGTTGTCCAGGCCGAGGGTCCCTACCTGAGGCGAAGGTCACCCACATTTGCATGCCCCAGGCCCCTGACAAGACCAGTAGATGGACCACCTGAGTCAGGCTCCCCGAGCTCCCGCCATCCTCCATCTTGCAGGCCTGGGAAGGAGGCAGCGGCTGGCTCAGAGCTTGACCTTTGCCCCGTGGCCTTCAGACCCTGTGAGCCTGCAAGTGTCGCGGCCAATCCAGCAGAGATCCAGGGACAACAGCCCAAGAATGGGGGCTGGAAAGACCCAGAGCAGTCCTGTGACAACCCCCGACCCCATCTCTCCCAATGGCAGCCCCCAAGATCTCAGGCTCTCTGGACCCCAGCATCCATGCCACCTCCGAAACCCCCAATTTCAGCCCCAGAAACTTAAGCTTGCAGCCCTACGTCTTCAGAGATCACCCCAGTGACTCCCAAATATCACCCCGGCGACCCAGTTCTAACAGCACAGACCCCTGCTCTCCCAACAGGATCGCAGCTATCGCCACGAAGACCCCAAAGCACCCCCGGAGACCCCATCCAATCCTGGGACACGCCACATCTCAGGCCGGGGACCCGACCCCACTACTGGACCTCAACTCGCAGCACCCAGGAGTCCGAGACCAGAGGCCGAATCCGGGGGGCCAGACGGACTGGGCTCGGGGCCTCACTCCCGCGCTCCCGGGTGGCCCGCGGCCCTCCTCCGCCACCTCCCCTCGTGGGACCAAGAACTCGTCCCGCCTCCCAGCTAAGCCCGAAGCCAATCGGATTGTAGATCTGCCACCTCCTGTACCGCCTCTTAGATATTGACGAATCGACTAGCAGAAGCCAGCCTGGGGGCCCGCCCCCTCGTGGGCTTTTATCCAATTACACCGCGGCTCTGAGAGCAGCGGAAGCGGGAAGGCGCCAATGAGGCCTGGGGCTCAATCGGGGGGGCGGAGCTAAAATGCCGGCCACACCCCTCTCTGTGACTCTGCCTTTGGGCTCCGCGCGCGATGCGATGGTGTCCCCACGGGATCAAATTTCAGCGTCACAGCTGGGGGCTGGCTTCGCGGTCCCTGATGGGACAGCATGAGCAGGTGGTATGTGGTAGGTGCGGGTAGAAGGGAGTGGGGAGCCTGGCGGGCTCAGGACTCACggccccgggggcggggcccaggCCAATGACCCCGCCCCCTTCCCCGAATTCCCCCGGGAGGGACTTCGGGAGGAACGGCGGATGCCGGTCGAGGAGGGGGTCTCGACTGGGACCTGCCTGCAGGTGGCGTTCAGAAATGCgccttcccttttcccctctAAGCCTCCCAGGGCTCTTATCCTCCCCAGGTCCCAGGTTCTCAGCGTGACAAACAAGGACAAACATTGATGGCATGGATTAATTTACTTAATCACAACAACCCAGTAAGGTGGATAGTATGACATCCCATTTTTCTAGTTGGGGAGGCATCAGAGAGGTTCAATAACTCCTCCAatatcacacagctaggaaggggcagagctaggatttgaacccaggccagcCAGCTGGAGGGTCTCCTTGCttaatcatcatgctgtacatgcTCACTGAAAGGAAGGGCCTCCCTGAGGCAGTGACTCTTGAAGGGGTAGCCTAGAAGATTTTACCGAGGAGATGCTAAGTAGGGTTTTGAAGGGTACATACGAGTCTTCCAGGAGGGCTGGGCCAGGGGAAGGATACTAGagagcccagcaagggaagaagaagagaagggccTAGAGTGTGACCTTTCTGACTGACTGTGACCTAGAGTGAGATGCCCTTCACCTGGATGAAAGTTTTTCCAGGCAGACCTGCCCCAGGTTTGTCCATCTGTGCCAGCCCTCACAACAAGGGCAAGGGGTATGGACGTGAGACCCAGAGCTGAGTTCTTTCCTGTTCCCAGCCTCACCTAGCACAGGCCTGGGCCTCCattcagctaacatttattgaatagttaTGTCCTACCTCTCCTGCCCACACTCTATGGCTCCCATCTACCTGGggagccagggccagacttcccaGCTTGGCTTTCACTGCCCACTTGTGCTGGCCTGCAAACCTCCTGCCACTTCCTCTTGGCCCTGCCTCCAACCATCCTGAATTTCTCAACACAGGGCACGTGGTTCCACACCTACCAGCTTCGGCACAGGCTGCCTCCTGCCAGGAGCTCCCTTCCTTTCGGGCTCAACGTTAAGATCCCTTTTTTCTTGTAGGCTCTTCTGAGGCCTTACCTCCTCCTGTGGGGTCTTCTGGGTCCTTCTAACTGCCCAGCCCAACCCCTGGGGCTGAGATCCTCTTCCATCTGGCTCAGTTCGGGCTCCTACCCTAACTGGGAGGCCCAGTGTTGAGGGCCGAGGCCTCTCTGGGGCACTAGGGAGGGTCTGGGAGTGTCAGGACATGGGGGCTCATCTCAGGGCAGCCTCCTGTCCCCTCTACTGGAAGCAACCCCCTTCTGGCTGGCCTACCGCAGGACCCAGACTTCTCCAGGCCTCTCTACTgctgccctctctctccctccaacgTGGGTTCACCTGCTAACAGGAAGTGTGACAAGTACTTGGGTTCGTTGAGGGACTGCCctggggagtggggagctggGAGGACCTGGAGTCCTCTGCACTGGCCTTCAGGAAGCCCCCCGTCCCCAGGTTCTTCCTCAGACAAGACCTTGGATTATACCATCCACTGGTCTAGGACCTCAGAGCCAGAGGCCTTGGGGCCGGCTGCTTCTGAGGACACAGTGACCAGCGTAGACTGGAAGCCAGGGAGGGACTTGAGGTCGCAGTCACGTGAGGCTTCCCCCTTCCCCGACCCAGACCCACAGGAGCACTCTAATGACCGGGACCTTCTGAAGAGACATCACAGCGTCGTCGCTAAGGTCACCCCTACCCCGAAACCCTTTCCTGCTGCACCACAATCCACTGCTGTAGGGCTTGGAGGAGGGTGTGGGGCCGGGGGGGGTGTCTTCCTCAAGAACCCTCACATGGTGTGTCCTCAGCGCCCAGAACAGCACCCAGCACTCAGCAGGCCGGCATTGAAAATGTCTTAAATGCGTAGATGAAGGAATGAATAGAACAGATGTGTGATCGTGTGTCTGATCTCTGGGTGtcactgtctgtgtgtctgcGTGGTTGTGATTGTGTGTCTGAGATGGGTGTGAGTGGATGCTCTGGGTCTTATGACTTAGCCTGCACGGCTGTGTCTGAGGTTGTGGAGATGGTTGTGTTTCAATGACCATGTGTGGATGTGTGTCAGGCGCTATTGCTGTCCCCTGGAAACGTTGTTGATGTCATTTGCCCCTAAGTAGGAGCCCAAATAAGAGATGGGGCTCCACAGGTGCGTGCTGTCATGGGCAGCCCACAGGCCCACACACAAAGGGGACAAGCCACACAAGTGCCCTTCTGAGCATGTGCAGGCCGGGGGGGTGCATGTATGTGCCTAGAGGCAGCTTTGGCGGCACTCTGGGTCTGAGACACTCAGAACTCAGCAGCCCCAACTCCTGTGCAACAGCCCCACGCTGGGTTGGGGTGAGTGGAGAGGCAGCCAGGGATGAATTTCTACTGCCCCCCTTCTCTAGAAGCCCTTGGAGAGCAGCTCTTCCAAAATCAAAGGTGAGGACCCTTCCTCTCAACAAGACTGCCTGCCTGTTCCTACTTCCACCCTCTGCCCCAATGTTGGCAGGCCTCTGCCATTGCCACTCGTTCATCAGCTGACTCTTGCCCCTGACCTTGCCCTCCATCATTGTCCCCGACTTTGACTCCTATTCCTGCCTCTACTCAGCCTCAATGGACCCTCACTCCTAAACTTGCTCCCTACCCTGAGCCTCTGCTGACCTCTGCCCTGCCgttgcccctgcccccacccctcccagcctccGTTGACCCTCACCTCTGCCCACAGTTAAGTCCACTGTGATGATTCCTGATGCCCAGAAGCTCCTGCGATGCGAACTGGAGTCACTCAAGAGCCAGCTACAGGCCCAGACCAAGGTGAGCCGCCTGGGCCCCACCCTTGGCAACCTCTGCCCCTGTTGCCCCCCCTACCCCACTCCTGCCCCCAGGCCTGACCTCTTCCCCTAAGGCTTTCGAGTTCCTCAACCACTCGGTGACCATGTTGGAGAAAGAGAGCTGTCTGCAGCAAATCAAGATCCAACAGCTTGAAGGTAAGCACTTGCCGAGGGTCGAGGGCAGGCTGGAGGCCGGTCCTGTCCAGGCCAGCCGGATGAGGGCGagggaagtggcagagcctgggttCAGGGCCGGGGTCTGGCCAGGGTTAGGGCAGACTAGGTTGAAAGCTCGGCTCGGGCTGTGCTTGGGGCTCAGGCAAGGTCTTACCCAATGTGCAGAGGTGCTGGGCGCCACGATCCGTCAGCCGGGCAAGGAGGGACACAAGTGGAGCATGGAGCAGGGACAGCAGGAGCTGTACGGGGCCCTGGCGCAAGGCCTGCAGGGGCTGCAGAAGACCCTCCGAGAGAGCGAGGAGGTGCAGAGGGCCCGCACCACGCGCTGCCTGCAGCTGCTGGCCCAGGAGATCCGGGACAGGTGGGCCTCTCCAGGAGGGCGGCCTGGAGGTTGCAGCAGGAaagggaggccagggagggggagggggaggcgggaTGGAGGAcctgggagaggcctggggaAGGGAGCCAGGGGGGCcaaggaagggatggagggagacaggaggcagtGGGTGAGATGTGGGAGACTGGGTGGCCAGAAGGCAGGGAAGAcaggaggctggaggtggggtggggagggaggccaggggaTCAGGAAGCCGGGGGTGGTCTGGgaagctggagggagggaaggttgaggggggcagaggctgggggtaTGGGAGGTCGGGGGGAGATGGGAGTCAAAGGAACAGGAGGCTGGAGGTCAGGAGGCGAGGACAGGGGGCTGGGGGGTTTGGAGTTGGAGGAATACTAGTAGGAGGGGAAAGGTGGGTGAGCAGGTCGGAGGAGGAAACAGAGCCTGGGGGACAAGTGGTTGAACAGATGGGAGCATAGGAGGTGGAGGAGACTTCAGGAGGTAAGTGGGCAAATgagaggccaggaggccaggATGTGGGAGGCCAGGGGCCGGGCTGGGAGGATGGGTCTAGGCTGCACTGTCCCCTCAGCAAGAAGTTCCTGTGGGAGGAGCTGGAGCTGGTGCGGGAGGAGGTGACCTTCATCTATCAAAAGCTTCGTGAGTGCCCGGAGCCAACAGCCGGGAGGGGGGTGCTTCTGTGGCCCTGCCCCCCTgagtcccctccccccacagagACGCAGGAGGAGGAGATCACAGAGAACCTGCTGAACATCCAGAAGATGCAGAAGAACCAGGTGAAGTGCCGCAAGGTGAGCGGAGAGGACGGGGACCCTGCATGAGCTGGCAGGGGGGGAATCTCTGCCGGCCTCCACCATCGGACTGGAGCTagaaggcctgggttcaaatctcagctctgccacttactgctgtgtgactgtgggcaagccTCTtcacatctctgggcctcagtgtcctcatgtgTAGAATGGGCATAACGACACATCCCTACCTGAAGGGGCAGCTGCATGTAACGAGTGCATGGCATGGTCACCTGTCACCATCGTCGTCATTACTCTTGCTCTTCTCTCATCCCCTGGGCCCCAGGTCCTGACCAAGATGAAGCAGCAGGGGTACGAGGCATCCAACTGGCCGGAGACTGAGGAGACGCCGCCAGGAGGCAATGGCTCCTGGAGGGATGACCTCAAGAAGGAGCTGAGTGACATATGGTGATGCCCAGCTCCCACCCTCACCTCTGACCCCTGACCCTCatgtgccctgccctcccccgagTCAGATCAAGCAGCGACCACGAACCCATCGGAGTCCAGACCTCGCTCTCCTCCCAagactcccctccccctctgtccccaccgcagccccctgccccaggcctcaaCAGCCGAGTCTCCCCCTCGGCCCCAGCTCCCCCTCTGTCCGCAGGTCCGCTGTTCACGTGCTGCAGAACTCCTTTGACGGCCTCACCCTCTCCTCGGGGGGCCGCCCCAGGGCCTCGAGCCTCAGAGGTGAGGGGTCAGCCTCCAGCTTCATGCACGGAGGTCCTGTTCAGAAGCCATATTGGGGGTCACGTCTGTTGGGTCTTATTCTGGGATCACTTTACGGAGTCCCTGGCGGCTTCATCCGGGGCTCACTCAGGGTCACTAGGATCTTTTTTAAAGATCAGTGGGGTCAAATTCAAGGGTCACTGATGTCACACTTGGGTGTCACACTCGGTCACATTCAAGGGACACTGGTTTATATTCAGAGGTCACTCAAGGGTCATATTCAGGGTCAGTGCGTGCAGGGTCAGAATTACACCTGCCCCTCCTGCAGGTTACAAGGGGCACCGCTGCCTGAGCCCTCCACGCCCCTCCTGGGACTCCGACTCCGACTCCGACCCGGACCCTTCCCAGCCGTTCAGCAAGAGCCGCTGCTTCCCGCCTGGTGTGCagcctcctccaccccaccccaacctgcCCCTCCTCTCCTACCCTGGGATCCCAGTCTGCaccctcccagctcccagcctgggcaCCTGCTCCCTGACCTCCAGCCCTGGGGCCCCCTGGACCGGGCAGGCTCTGACCCACCCTCTCTCTCCGCAGCCTGAGCAGCCGGGACTGCTCTCCCCGAAGACCcctcagagagaaaataaactagCCGAGACCCTTCTCCACCTGTGGGCCGTTGCTCCTGCTGCTTCCTGTGCCTGGGAaggacccccctccccccagtttACTCCCCAGTGTTGGGGAGCGTGCAGAGACCCCAGGAGCTGTTTGGGATGCATGGGCCTAGGGTCAAGGGACAGTGTGAGGCCAGATTTAGTCTGTGACAAGGTCAGAGGGCAATCTGTCCAGGTATGAGGGACCAGACAGGCTCTTCCACATTAGCCACCAGCCTTCCTTTCTGGAGGGCCGTGGCGATCTGGCTTGTTGCCCCTACTGcccaagtggggaaactgagctcCGAGGAGGTCTCGCTCTGCCGCCCCCGCCCTCCTCgtcccctcagcctcctccccacccaagGTCCTCCGTCTCAACCTCCGTTCTTTCATTCTCACCGGAATCTTTTCTGACACGCTCCGCCCCCCAGAGCAGCCGAGGCCCCGCCCCGGATTACGCTAATGACTCGCGGCGAGGCCCCGCCCCACGGGGCTATGCAAATAAGGCGCCTGGAGGCCCCGCCCCTCGGGCGGCCGCGGAGTCTGCGCGGCGCGGGCGGACGGGCCCTCGGCGTCTCCGTGTCCGCGTCCGCCCGCTGGGTCGGCTGTCTGTCCGTCCGTCCCGCCGCGCCGGGGCTGTCCAGGCGGAGTCGGGGCTCCGCGGCGGCAGCCTCGATCCGGTGAGGGGGAGGGGCTTGGGGCGCCACCCCTATCCCCTCTGGCGGGCTTCTGACTccggtctgtctgtctgtctgtctgcccgGGTTTGGGTTCCTGCGGGTCGGTCCCCTGAGGGTCCAGCgcgaggcgggggaggggaggcggcgAGCTGAGGCTTGGGGACcccgggctgggggaggggagcgtgCGGAGGGGACCCTGGGCTTGAGAAGCCAGGCGGCGGTGGGGAGGGTGACTGTGATTATGTGCTTGTCATTAGGTGTCAGTGTGTGGTTGTGTAACTGTCATTGTGTGGCTTCGGGGGGTGTccgtgtggtgtgtgtgtggctgtcaTTGTGTGGCTGTCGCCGTGGGTGTCACCGtgctggtgtgtgtgtctgtgttgtgtGACTGCTCTCACTGTGATTGTGTGGCTGTCTTGGTGTCTCTGTGGCTGTGTGCCTATGACTGTTGTGATGTGGCTGCTGTTGTGTGTTCCTTCTGAGGGTGGGGGGCCGTTTTTGTGTTCTAGTGCATGCCTGTGATCATGCACCTTTCTCGTGTGGCTGGGTGGCTTCTGTGTGTGAGTCGGTGTCATGGTCCACGTATGTGCCCTTGGCTGGCCATGTGGCTGTGGTTGTAGATGGCACCGTGTCTCTCCTATGACTATTAGTGCGGACGAGAGACTTAACGTGTGTGGCTATCATTGAGTGTCTTGTAATTGGGGGGTGTGACACTGTGACCAGTTCTATGACCCCCATTGTGTGTGGTGACTCTTTCTGATGTGACTCTTAAGTGTGTTGGCAGCCCTGAGTCTATGTCCCTCATGGTGGTGGGGTGAGGGCTTGTGGGGACCGGATGTGGGGCTGCGAGGTGTGTGAAGGACCTCTTGTTGTGTCcctgtgactgtgtgtgtgtgtgggggggtagtTGTTTGATCTGTGTGGGTGTCAGTGACAGGCTGTGTGCACACTGTGCTGTGAGTGTGGTATTTgggatggaggctgtggctgaGTTGTGTACTCTGGGGGTGTCAGTGTGTGTGATTGTGTCTCTGGGAGGGTAAGGGGGCCGTGGCCAGGTGGGCACCTGGGATCTCTGGTGACCCTCACCGCTTATGTCATGCCACAGAGCAAGCTGCGTGGATGGGGCACTGGACCCAGAGTGACTGCCCTCACTTGCCCGGGCCTCAGGTTGCACGTCTGTGCAATGGGGGTGACCATCCCTGTCCTGCTGGCCGCCAGGAGCAGCTGTGAGTCTGTGGGTGTGGCGGCAGTGGCCTGTGGGAAGCCATAGGGCCCTTTCACAGGTGAGGGCAGCTGGGAGAATGGGTCAAGCAGGTGTGACTGTGTTGGCCCTTCACTGCTGgacttgggggaggggggagcacGTGAGGGGGAGATAGCCCCCTCGTGATCCAGGGAGGCAGacgggctgggaggagggggggagggagagagggagaggcagctgggagagaaggagggccTGGCCATCAGCCCAAACCAGTCAGGCACAGCCCATGGGGACTGGAGAGAGAGGCGCCTGTGGGCCATGGGGGAGGggcctggtgggggtgggggacacagcATGGGGTCCCCTGTAAAATGCATGGGGAAAGAGGATGGGGTCTCCTAAACACCAGTGGGGGCGAGGACCCTTTTAAAGGGACCCTTCTGTGTGGAGGAGGGGTCCCCATTAAGCTGGAGGTCTTCAAAAGCCCaagggggggggaggggctggccccgtggccgagtggttgagttcgcgctctccgctgcggcggcccagagttcggatcctgggcgcggacatggcaccgctcgtcaggccacgttaaggcggcgtcccacatcccacaactagaaggacatgcaactaagatatacaactgtgtgtgtgtgtgggggggggggggttggggagataaagcagaaaaaaaaagattggcatcagttgttagcccaggtgccatccttaaaaaaaaaaaagattggcaacagttgttagcccaggtgccaatctttaaggaaaaaagaaaaaaggcaagggGAGGGGTCCCGCTTGGTAAGGAGGACAGACCCTCCTGAAGGGTATGGGGTGGGAATCTCTgatgtaggctgtgagagcagaAGACTGCTAGAGAATCTGTGGGGTCCCTGGAAGAGGCTGAGCCGAGCTTCTTGTTCAGGGGAGGCCTGAGCCTCCAATGGGCAGGGGCGTGGCCAGAAGGCTTAGGGGGCGGGGCCATGGCTCCTAGTGGGTGTGGCCAGAGGACTCCACAGGGGCGGGTGTCCCGAGCCTCCCCCTAGGCCGGGCCCTGGTGGCCCCACTCCCTCTCGCCTCCGCAGGCCCGGCCTTCGCCATGGCGGGAGGGAGACCGCAGCTGAAGAGGAGTTTCTCCATCATTCCCTGCTTCGTCTTCGTGGAGGTGAGGAGCTGGTCCCTCCCCAGACCCCCAGGGGGGAAGAGGTGCATTCAGAAGTGTCACTCCGGGGCTCCAAACCCGCTCTGCCCATCCTTACTGAGGGCACCTCACATAccctcctgagcctcagtttcctcatctgtcaaatgggcatAGAGTCCTTCTCTCCTAGGGCTGTTCTGAAGGTGAAATGTTTTAATTCGCAGAGGTTTAGGCTGATGCCCCACGCACAGTAAGGGTTGTACCTGTGGGAGCTGCTAGGACTTCTCCTATTAGCCTTATTTCTTTCCCTGTTGGTCTGTCCCTCCACCACCCACTGTCTGTCTCTCTGGTCTGAGCCCTGGCGCTGTCCTCGCTCTCCCTCCGCAATGtcatctcctctcttcctctctctctttcttctccttccgtCTTCATCTCTTTCTTCGTGTCTCCCAGGCCCCGAcccttctctcacctccttccccacctctctctctctctgttgctcTTCCTCAGTCttgatctctctctgtctctctccctcatctctgtctctctccatctttgtgtctctgtctctatggccccagctcaggcctgaccctctttcttctctctccgtctctctccgCCCTCCTCCGCTGGGCAACAGTCGGTGTTGCTGGGCGTCGTGGTCCTGCTGGCTTACCGTCTGGAGTTCACTGACACCTTTCCCGTGCACACCCAGGGCTTCTTCTGTTATGACAGTACCTACGCCAAGCCCTACCCCGGGCCTGAGGCTGCCAGCCGAGCGCCTCCCGCACTCATCTACGCCCTGGTCACAGCGGGGCCCACCCTCACGGTGAGATGGGGGGTAGCCTGAGTCCGACTGTGGGGAGCACCTCCCAGGAGGCAGCAGGGCCAGGTGGAACTGGGCGGAGGGCTGGGCTGGATGGCCAGAAGACCCCGCCTTGGTCTTGCCCACAGATCCTGCTGGGGGAGCTGGCCCGTGCCTTTTTCCCTGCGCCACCTTCCAGTGTCCCCATCATCGGGGAGAGCACCATCGTGTCCGGGGCCTGCTGCCGCTTCAGCCCCCCGCTGCGGAGGCTGGTCCGCTTTCTGGGTGAGTGACGCAGCCAGGGGTCAGAGGGTTGTAAGCCCGGCTCAGCCATAATAAGAATTCCAGGGGGAAGAGGGCCTAGAATTACCGTGATGGCGACTTCAAGGGACAAAGAGGGACTTGGGCTCAGGCCAGGCAGAGTTGGGGTCCTAAGGACATGGGAGGGGCCCAAACCAACTATGACGGCAGCTGTAAGAGGAGGGCCCTAAATTCCCACAATGGCAGTCTCAGATGGAGAGACTATCCTTGAGACCCCGGCTGTGCTTCAGATGTGGTCCTAGCCCCAGGGGAGgccatgggggaggggaggggcagagctCATCCGTAATGGTGGTCCCTGTGGCAGCGGGCTGGGTATGCAGCTCTGGCTGATCAGTGACCTAGGGGAAATGTAGTCAACTCAGTAACAGCGAGTCCAGGGGCAGGTATAAAGAAGCCAAGAAATGCCATCGGGTGGTCCTAGGAGGTCCTGGCATGGGCCCAATCCTGATGTAATGCTGTTGAGGGGTCCCAGCCCACCTAAATGGGGTTCTAGGGAGAGCCCACTGGTGACATAGTGGTAATCCCAGAGGAACAGAGGCCCGGCGTACTGTAATGAGGGTCCCAGGGGCAAGAGGCCCAGAGTGCCAACGTGGTGGTCCCAAGGGAAGACGGCTGTAAATCAGAGGCCCAGATGGGCCTTAAGGGGGCTCACAGGAGGAGGGTCACTGGGACATGAGGGCCCCGGGCATGAacgccctctcccaccccacccccaggggtCTACTCCTTCGGCCTCTTCACCACGACCATCTTCGCCAACGCGGGGCAGGTGGTGACCGGCAACCCCACGCCGCACTTCCTGTCCGTGTGCCGCCCGAACTACACGGCCCTAGGCTGCCCGCCGCCCTCACCCGACCGCCCGGGGCCCGACCGCTTCGTCACCGACCAGGGTGCCTGCGCCGGCAGCCCCAGCCTGGTGGCCGCTGCACGCCGCGCCTTCCCCTGCAAGGACGCGGCCCTTTGCGCCTACGCGGTCACCTACACGGCGGTGAGCCCCAAATTGGCGGcgtggcggtgggggtggggggcggggaggaggccACCTGGACTGGAACCTCCAATCCTCGGCGGGGCGAGGCCACGCCCCGGCGCTGTGACACCACTCCGAGGGCGGAGTCTGCCCGCTAGAGGCTCTGACTCCTCCCCTCGGGCCTCGGCCACGCCCCCGAGTCTGGTTTGAGGTGGTCTTGACTGCGCGCCTTGGTGTCTGGCCATGCCTCCTGACCCGGTAATGCCGCCCCCCAGGAGGCTGTTGGCTCCGCCCTGTGGGACCAGGATACATTCCCTGGAGCCTAGTCACGTCCCCAGGATGCTAAGGGTCCTGGATAGTAGCTGAGACTCTGGGCTGATGGGTTTTCAACTCCGCCTCCTGGAGTCTTCGCCCCACCCATTCTCGCCCTTTGTTGGCCTGGCCACGCCCCTGACTGTTGACTCTGTCCCTGCTGTTCGCTGGTCACATCTTCTGCTGCTTTGACTTCTTTTTTGGTGTGGGGACTTCTCACCCTGTCGGTGGTCCCCTGGGGTTTGGGGATTCCACCTCCTGGGGCTCCTGCACCCGCCCCTTTGGCAGTAACTCCACCCTCTGGTTCTTTGGCCGACCCCTAACCCAACAAGCATCTTTCCCCCATTTGTGACTGGTCCAAGGGAGACCTGGACCCCAGGCCCTGTCTACTGCTATTTGGTGCTCTAGCCACGCCCCCAGCCCTGCAAGGGCCCGCTGGGAGTCCGTGACTCCATCCTCTGAACTCTTGTCCCGCTGGCTCAGTTCTCTGGAGCCCCTGGCCACAGCCTCCAGC
This window harbors:
- the CCDC159 gene encoding coiled-coil domain-containing protein 159 isoform X11, translating into MRWCPHGIKFQRHSWGLASRSLMGQHEQVVCGSSSDKTLDYTIHWSRTSEPEALGPAASEDTVTSVDWKPGRDLRSQSREASPFPDPDPQEHSNDRDLLKRHHSVVAKKPLESSSSKIKVKSTVMIPDAQKLLRCELESLKSQLQAQTKAFEFLNHSVTMLEKESCLQQIKIQQLEEVLGATIRQPGKEGHKWSMEQGQQELYGALAQGLQGLQKTLRESEEVQRARTTRCLQLLAQEIRDSKKFLWEELELVREEVTFIYQKLQTQEEEITENLLNIQKMQKNQVKCRKVLTKMKQQGYEASNWPETEETPPGGNGSWRDDLKKELSDIWSAVHVLQNSFDGLTLSSGGRPRASSLRGYKGHRCLSPPRPSWDSDSDSDPDPSQPFSKSRCFPPA
- the CCDC159 gene encoding coiled-coil domain-containing protein 159 isoform X12 → MRWCPHGIKFQRHSWGLASRSLMGQHEQVVCDPQEHSNDRDLLKRHHSVVAKKPLESSSSKIKVKSTVMIPDAQKLLRCELESLKSQLQAQTKAFEFLNHSVTMLEKESCLQQIKIQQLEEVLGATIRQPGKEGHKWSMEQGQQELYGALAQGLQGLQKTLRESEEVQRARTTRCLQLLAQEIRDSKKFLWEELELVREEVTFIYQKLQTQEEEITENLLNIQKMQKNQVKCRKVLTKMKQQGYEASNWPETEETPPGGNGSWRDDLKKELSDIWSAVHVLQNSFDGLTLSSGGRPRASSLRGYKGHRCLSPPRPSWDSDSDSDPDPSQPFSKSRCFPPA
- the CCDC159 gene encoding coiled-coil domain-containing protein 159 isoform X13 → MRWCPHGIKFQRHSWGLASRSLMGQHEQVKPLESSSSKIKVKSTVMIPDAQKLLRCELESLKSQLQAQTKAFEFLNHSVTMLEKESCLQQIKIQQLEEVLGATIRQPGKEGHKWSMEQGQQELYGALAQGLQGLQKTLRESEEVQRARTTRCLQLLAQEIRDSKKFLWEELELVREEVTFIYQKLQTQEEEITENLLNIQKMQKNQVKCRKVLTKMKQQGYEASNWPETEETPPGGNGSWRDDLKKELSDIWSAVHVLQNSFDGLTLSSGGRPRASSLRGYKGHRCLSPPRPSWDSDSDSDPDPSQPFSKSRCFPPA
- the CCDC159 gene encoding coiled-coil domain-containing protein 159 isoform X1 is translated as MRWCPHGIKFQRHSWGLASRSLMGQHEQVDPDFSRPLYCCPLSPSNVGSPANRKCDKYLGSLRDCPGEWGAGRTWSPLHWPSGSPPSPGSSSDKTLDYTIHWSRTSEPEALGPAASEDTVTSVDWKPGRDLRSQSREASPFPDPDPQEHSNDRDLLKRHHSVVAKKPLESSSSKIKVKSTVMIPDAQKLLRCELESLKSQLQAQTKAFEFLNHSVTMLEKESCLQQIKIQQLEEVLGATIRQPGKEGHKWSMEQGQQELYGALAQGLQGLQKTLRESEEVQRARTTRCLQLLAQEIRDSKKFLWEELELVREEVTFIYQKLQTQEEEITENLLNIQKMQKNQVKCRKVLTKMKQQGYEASNWPETEETPPGGNGSWRDDLKKELSDIWSAVHVLQNSFDGLTLSSGGRPRASSLRGYKGHRCLSPPRPSWDSDSDSDPDPSQPFSKSRCFPPA
- the CCDC159 gene encoding coiled-coil domain-containing protein 159 isoform X5; translation: MSRWYVDPDFSRPLYCCPLSPSNVGSPANRKCDKYLGSLRDCPGEWGAGRTWSPLHWPSGSPPSPGSSSDKTLDYTIHWSRTSEPEALGPAASEDTVTSVDWKPGRDLRSQSREASPFPDPDPQEHSNDRDLLKRHHSVVAKKPLESSSSKIKVKSTVMIPDAQKLLRCELESLKSQLQAQTKAFEFLNHSVTMLEKESCLQQIKIQQLEEVLGATIRQPGKEGHKWSMEQGQQELYGALAQGLQGLQKTLRESEEVQRARTTRCLQLLAQEIRDSKKFLWEELELVREEVTFIYQKLQTQEEEITENLLNIQKMQKNQVKCRKVLTKMKQQGYEASNWPETEETPPGGNGSWRDDLKKELSDIWSAVHVLQNSFDGLTLSSGGRPRASSLRGYKGHRCLSPPRPSWDSDSDSDPDPSQPFSKSRCFPPA